GGCCGGCACCGGCATCGTCGCGCCGATGGCATCGCAGTCGGGAAAGTAATACTCGTCGTAGGGATACCCGACGATCGTGCGCCGCGGCGCGTCCAGCGGGGCGTGCACGACGTTCATGCCGAAGTCGATCTGCATGCGGCCGTTGCCGAATCCGCCGAGGCCGGCCCAGGTGGCGATCATGTTGGCCGACTGCGGATGCAGCGGGGCGGCGGTGATGTCCTGGTTCCACACGGACCCGGCAGGAAAGCGGGGAAGGGGGCGGCATCGGCGGCAGCCGCGGCCGCGGCAAGGCCGAACAGTACGAGGTGGCGCATGGAGGTGTCTCCCGATCAGGGGCCGAAGTGGTCGTTGAAGATCTGGTCCGAGGCGATGCGCAGCACGCGGGCATTCGGCGCGTGCTCGGCCACGTAGAGCCATCCCGCCTCGTCCTCGCCGAAGGTGGTCACGGGTGCGGTGTTGGCGAACAGGAACTGCGGCGTAGCGGGGTTGGCAGCGTTCGCTGCCCAGACCGCGCCGGTGCAGAAATCGCCGTAGAAATAGGTGTTCTTGAGCGCGGCGACCGGGCCCTGGAAAACGAACCCGCCGACGATGGCGCAACCCAGGGTCGCGGTCTGCACGGCAATGACCGGTGGCGTGTGATTGGCGATGGAACAGCTCATCGGTTGCGGACCGGAAAAGCAGTTCCAGCCGAAATTCAGCCCGCCGACACCCGCTCCGGCGCGGCTGATCTCTTCATAGGCACCACCATTGCCGCCGACGTCGGCCACCCAGAACGCGCCGCTGGCGCGATCGAAACTCATGCGCCAGGGATTGCGCAGGCCGTAGTGCCAGATTTCGTCGCGCGTGTTCGCCGACGGTGCATCCGCTGCGAAGGGATTGCCCGCCGGAATGGTGTACGGCAGCGTGCGCACGTCGATGCGCAGGATCTTCCCTCGCAGCGACGACAACTGCTGCGCGGGTGCGCCACCGCCGGCAGCATCGCCCACGCTGATATACAGCATGCCGTCCGGACCGAACTTCAGGTCGCCGCCGTTGTGCTGGCCGCTGCCATTGCCGATGGTCATCACGGCCGTGCGCGAATCCGGATCGGCTACATCGCTGCCTGCGGGCACGCGATGGCGGAGAATCACGTTGTTGCGTTGTGGATCATTGTGCAAGGTGAATACGTGCCGGCTTGTGGCGAAGTCGGGTGCGAATGCCAGGCCCAGCAACCCGCATTCGCCGCCACAACTGGACGTGCTCACCAGCGCAGACAGATCCAGCAAGGGCGCAGGCAGCACCACGCCGTTGCGAATGACGCGTACGCGTCCGCCGATCTCGGCTGCAAACAGGCGGCCCGAGCCGTCGCCTGCATTTGCCAGGGCGACGGGGGTATTCAGGCCGCTCGCATAGGGAACGAGGGCCAGATCATTGGGAATGGCGGCTGTCGCGGACGCAGCCGACACCAAGGCAGCCGCGAGGCTGCCGTAACGGCAAAGCGATGACATGGAAACTCCGTGGCTGGAATGCGCGTCGAGCGCGATCAAATCGTGGGATCGAATCCGTTCCGGAAGAGGACATCACCGCCGGGCTCGCCGATACCGCGGAGGGTGACGGCCGCGGTCGAGGCTCCGCTGGTGATATGCAGCGTCGCGCTGCGATAGCCCGGCGTGGTGGGCTGGAAACGCACGGTCTGGTTGCACTGCGCTCCCGGCGCCAGTGTGCCGGTGCAGGTGCCGGCGCCCAGTTGCAGCGCCGTATCGCCCTGCATCGAAGCGACGAGGGGCGCGGCGGCAGTGCCCCGGTTGGTGATCGTCACCGTCCTGTCGACGGCGGAGCCGATGGCGGCTGTGCCAAAATCCATCTCCGTCGCGCTGGCGACGAGCCATGCGGTTGCTGCCGGCGTGCTACCGACCTCATAGCGAAGGACGCCGCCAGCGTCAGCCATCCAGGGGCCGCCTGGCAGAATCACCAGGCGCTGTTCCGCGCCGATCAGCTCGCGTGTGACCTGGAAATGGGCATAGGGCGCGAGACCGGTGACGGTGTGCACGGTCACGGCGGCGGGCATGCGCAGCGCCAGGCAGCCGCGCACCGGCGTCAGGTCGCGCGCAAACCAGGCGCTCTGGCTTGCGACGGCGGCGCCGTCGAATGCGCCGGCGGGTGTTGCGCAACCGGCCAGTGCCTCGGAGGCGAGCAACGTCGTCCCGTCTGCTGGCGTCGCCGCATCGGCGCCTTGCAGCACATGGAGGAAGCGCACGTCCTGCGGCGCGTTGTCGGCTTCCACGCGCAGCCGCGTGGCGTATTTCTCCGTCTGGCCGTTCACGGACCTGGTCTGGATGAAACTGTCTTCGTTACCCAGCGCATAGCCGTTGACGTCGGGCGCCATGATCGGGTCCGTGGTGACGATCGCCGTGCTGTGCGCTGTCGGCAGCAGCGTGGTGACGAAAAGACGCTGGCCGCCCGGCGTCGTCGCGGTGACGCGGGATCCGGACACCTGCGGTAAGGACGGCAATCGGTCGGGCAGGTTCAGCCAGAATCGCTTGGCGCGACCTGCACTGTGCGAGCGCGCGCGGTCGTACACGACAATATGGTCGGGCTTGAGCCACAGCACGCTGCGGCTGGCGTGCGCCACGTCGAGGGCACGTTGCGCCAGCGGCGTCGCATCGCCGTTCTCGTACCAGGCGTTGTAGAGGCGCGTGGCATCGCCCGTGACTGCGCTGTACCGCGGATCTTCACTGCGCGCGAGCACGACCGGGTCGCCTTCGCTGCGGTTCTGCGGCATCTGGGCACCACGTCGCAGTCGGGTTCCGAGAAAGCCGTTCGGGTCGACCGACGCACCCAGCGTGTTCTGGATCGTCACGCCATTCTTGTAGTCAGTTGCGCCGCCGTCGTTGCCGTAGCCGAGCGTGCCCTTGGTCAGCCATTCCCCGGCGCGGTAGAACTCGAACAGGTTGCCGTCGCCATGCTGGTGATCCACGGCGTTATAGCTGAGGCGGTAGTCGAACCAGCGTGCGTTCGTATCCCAACCTGTGCGTGTGAGCAAGCGGCCCATGCCTTCGGACCAGAACGCCAGGTCCAGCGCCGGGCGCGGATCCGGCGCAGTCGGCAGGCTGGCCGGCGAGTTCGGGTCGAACAGCAGGAAATACATCAGGCTGGAGAGCACATCGCCGCTGCTGCCATTGGCGCGCGTGCGTCCGGCGAAGCCGCTGTTGCCGTCCGGAGGAATAAAGCGCTGCACCCAGCGCACCGCGTCGACCACCTGCGTGTCGCCCACGCGCATCGCGTGCAGGGCGAGCGGGCCGAGGATATCGATCGGATCATTCTGGTAGTACTGCTCGCCGTCGCCATACCAGGCCGGACGATAAACCAGACCAAAACCCGAGGGTGTGGCGCGCGGGCTCTGCGAATGAATCAATCCGAACAGCGTCGCCCGGTAGAAGGGATTGGTGGACAACCCGGCCACCTGTGTGCCCCAGCGTGCCTGCCCGGCCTGGTCGGCGTAACCGGCGGTTTCCAGGGCGAAGAGGAATTGTGCGGGAATGCCGATCGACGTGGGTGCGTACTCCATGCCCTCCTGTGGCAGACCGCCGCGGCTGTCGTGGCGCAGAAGGTAATCCTGTACGAATAGCCAGCCGCCGAGCACGTCAGTGAGCAGTCCGCGCAACGCGCCGGGCCCGGATTCCAAGGGCACTTCGACGATGTTCCCGGCGCCATTCCGGCGCAGGTAGGTGGCCGGCGTCAATGCATCGGGCACATCGTCCGCAGGATCGATCGCGATCGCCCGCAAGCCCATGTTGCGCATGTGGCCGGCGAAATAATTGTTGCCGGCAAAACGCAGGCGATGCCGGCG
This genomic stretch from Tahibacter amnicola harbors:
- a CDS encoding PQQ-dependent sugar dehydrogenase, translated to MSSLCRYGSLAAALVSAASATAAIPNDLALVPYASGLNTPVALANAGDGSGRLFAAEIGGRVRVIRNGVVLPAPLLDLSALVSTSSCGGECGLLGLAFAPDFATSRHVFTLHNDPQRNNVILRHRVPAGSDVADPDSRTAVMTIGNGSGQHNGGDLKFGPDGMLYISVGDAAGGGAPAQQLSSLRGKILRIDVRTLPYTIPAGNPFAADAPSANTRDEIWHYGLRNPWRMSFDRASGAFWVADVGGNGGAYEEISRAGAGVGGLNFGWNCFSGPQPMSCSIANHTPPVIAVQTATLGCAIVGGFVFQGPVAALKNTYFYGDFCTGAVWAANAANPATPQFLFANTAPVTTFGEDEAGWLYVAEHAPNARVLRIASDQIFNDHFGP
- a CDS encoding choice-of-anchor D domain-containing protein yields the protein MKRWWMLCTVVLLACLPGLRLAAEPLSTHPRLWITSEDLPRLRQWASPQNPVYTQGLRQLATWAAQAMDNHDIPDDDNGGSTWSAINTEEYAALFAFMALVDPDPAARPQWAQRGRTLLLHAIGRADTCMRATPPTQSGAFCTIAFSVSDRSRWTGAAFPLAADWLQAATTAGGQPVLSAADRATLRRVFLVWSRLSLEAYPNPYNNPPEFSLPVGTIGEPLLRLGTDLRRHRLRFAGNNYFAGHMRNMGLRAIAIDPADDVPDALTPATYLRRNGAGNIVEVPLESGPGALRGLLTDVLGGWLFVQDYLLRHDSRGGLPQEGMEYAPTSIGIPAQFLFALETAGYADQAGQARWGTQVAGLSTNPFYRATLFGLIHSQSPRATPSGFGLVYRPAWYGDGEQYYQNDPIDILGPLALHAMRVGDTQVVDAVRWVQRFIPPDGNSGFAGRTRANGSSGDVLSSLMYFLLFDPNSPASLPTAPDPRPALDLAFWSEGMGRLLTRTGWDTNARWFDYRLSYNAVDHQHGDGNLFEFYRAGEWLTKGTLGYGNDGGATDYKNGVTIQNTLGASVDPNGFLGTRLRRGAQMPQNRSEGDPVVLARSEDPRYSAVTGDATRLYNAWYENGDATPLAQRALDVAHASRSVLWLKPDHIVVYDRARSHSAGRAKRFWLNLPDRLPSLPQVSGSRVTATTPGGQRLFVTTLLPTAHSTAIVTTDPIMAPDVNGYALGNEDSFIQTRSVNGQTEKYATRLRVEADNAPQDVRFLHVLQGADAATPADGTTLLASEALAGCATPAGAFDGAAVASQSAWFARDLTPVRGCLALRMPAAVTVHTVTGLAPYAHFQVTRELIGAEQRLVILPGGPWMADAGGVLRYEVGSTPAATAWLVASATEMDFGTAAIGSAVDRTVTITNRGTAAAPLVASMQGDTALQLGAGTCTGTLAPGAQCNQTVRFQPTTPGYRSATLHITSGASTAAVTLRGIGEPGGDVLFRNGFDPTI